One stretch of Bradyrhizobium canariense DNA includes these proteins:
- a CDS encoding CaiB/BaiF CoA transferase family protein has product MVDLLKGIRILSFNHFLMGPVGVQFLADLGADVIAIEPPDGAFQRKWGGADKRVDGQTMLLLTGNRNKRSLTLDLKKPEAIAVARKLIARSDVITENFRPGVLDKLGLGFDEAKKIKPDIIYAAASGYGADGPYVNRPGQDLLVQAMSGLATITGTREHGPRAVGVSAIDHHGAALFAAGILAALVKKERTGQGCRVDVSLLSAAIDLQMESFTCYLNGERPDDVRQPGPIAGWYYGAPYGIYATKDGHIAISLGSLDVLGDALGIPADQRVPDNEAYSRRDEATPAIAANLAQRTTAECLTLLEARGIWHAAVNDYSDVVADPQVAHNKSFQTVKGATGSPITLVSHPVRYDGEVPEVRLPPQKLGAQSEEILKELGYDAGQLQALYAKGAVGVPS; this is encoded by the coding sequence ATGGTCGATCTCCTCAAAGGCATCCGAATTCTTAGCTTCAACCACTTCCTGATGGGCCCGGTGGGCGTGCAGTTTCTCGCTGATCTCGGGGCTGATGTGATTGCGATCGAGCCGCCGGATGGCGCGTTTCAGCGCAAATGGGGCGGGGCCGACAAGCGCGTTGACGGTCAAACCATGCTGCTGCTGACCGGCAACCGTAACAAGCGCAGCCTGACGCTTGATCTGAAGAAGCCGGAAGCCATCGCGGTCGCCAGGAAGCTGATCGCGAGATCCGACGTGATCACCGAAAACTTCAGGCCGGGCGTGCTCGACAAGCTTGGCCTGGGCTTCGACGAGGCCAAGAAGATCAAGCCCGATATCATCTACGCCGCGGCATCCGGATATGGCGCCGACGGACCTTACGTCAATCGGCCCGGTCAGGATTTGCTGGTTCAGGCAATGTCGGGCCTTGCGACGATTACCGGTACGCGCGAGCACGGTCCGCGGGCCGTTGGTGTCTCCGCGATCGATCATCACGGCGCGGCGCTGTTTGCCGCCGGCATTCTCGCCGCGCTCGTGAAGAAGGAAAGAACCGGGCAGGGCTGTCGTGTCGATGTCAGCCTGCTGTCGGCCGCCATCGACCTGCAGATGGAATCGTTCACCTGTTATCTGAATGGCGAGAGGCCCGATGACGTGCGCCAGCCCGGCCCGATCGCGGGTTGGTACTACGGCGCGCCTTATGGCATTTATGCCACGAAGGACGGTCATATCGCCATTTCGCTCGGCTCGCTTGACGTGCTTGGCGATGCGCTCGGCATCCCGGCGGATCAGCGCGTTCCCGACAACGAAGCCTACAGCCGGCGTGACGAAGCAACGCCTGCGATCGCGGCGAATCTCGCGCAGCGAACCACGGCCGAATGCCTGACGCTGCTGGAGGCACGCGGCATCTGGCATGCCGCCGTCAACGATTATTCCGATGTCGTGGCCGATCCGCAGGTCGCCCACAACAAGAGCTTCCAGACCGTCAAAGGCGCGACCGGCTCGCCGATCACGCTCGTCAGTCATCCTGTCCGCTACGACGGTGAGGTGCCCGAGGTGAGGCTGCCGCCGCAGAAGCTCGGTGCGCAGTCGGAGGAAATCCTGAAGGAGCTGGGTTACGACGCCGGGCAGCTCCAGGCTCTTTACGCCAAAGGAGCGGTCGGCGTCCCGTCGTAG
- a CDS encoding extracellular solute-binding protein has protein sequence MGLRRHILRVLPFAGALAFLGFAASAQAETTLNICYINHPVQVANVAILEKWAAKQGIKLNKTVASYAVYLPKTTQMLTSGASDQCDIIWNNDDWGQDLAPYLEPLDDVPDALNVEKGQLEPFHNADGKTTAVSMTTTAGILFYRTDLIPEAELPKTWDDLVKISQKLQSEKKVKWGYVGGMSYTNTFFSFWWTLWNNGCDIYAPAYERDNNKLAAEGWKPMIDSACQLQTAEFWWDALNDKKISPPGMTTYSRDEANAIFQAGDAAFTVADTTFLGTFNNPDKSSVAGKVGIASFPVGPMNKGVRTWIDVWGWSIPKTIPDDRKAAAKKLLGAMLGDADGQIEQWNQTGGPPPNTKVWPTLEKNDAGWRKLYGILFTADHVHDAYYFRSWATVHKMYSDTLIRAMKGSRQDIAQTLKASVDMIHNGATAN, from the coding sequence ATGGGCTTGAGACGTCACATCCTGCGTGTGCTGCCGTTTGCCGGCGCTCTCGCTTTTCTGGGCTTCGCGGCATCCGCACAGGCCGAAACGACGCTGAACATCTGCTATATCAATCACCCGGTGCAGGTGGCGAACGTCGCCATCCTGGAAAAATGGGCGGCCAAGCAGGGCATCAAGCTCAACAAGACCGTGGCGTCCTATGCGGTCTATCTGCCGAAGACCACGCAGATGCTGACGTCGGGTGCCAGCGACCAGTGCGATATCATCTGGAACAACGACGATTGGGGTCAGGATCTCGCGCCGTATCTCGAGCCGCTGGATGACGTGCCGGATGCGCTGAACGTCGAGAAGGGGCAGCTCGAGCCGTTCCACAATGCCGACGGCAAGACAACGGCGGTGTCGATGACCACGACCGCCGGCATCCTGTTCTACCGGACCGATCTCATCCCCGAGGCGGAGCTGCCGAAAACATGGGACGATCTGGTCAAGATCAGCCAGAAGCTGCAGTCCGAGAAGAAAGTGAAGTGGGGCTATGTCGGCGGCATGAGCTACACCAACACCTTCTTCAGCTTCTGGTGGACCCTTTGGAATAACGGCTGCGATATCTACGCGCCGGCCTATGAGCGCGACAACAACAAGCTGGCCGCCGAAGGCTGGAAACCGATGATCGATTCGGCATGTCAGTTGCAGACGGCCGAATTCTGGTGGGACGCGCTCAACGACAAGAAGATCAGCCCGCCAGGCATGACCACCTACTCGCGCGACGAAGCCAACGCCATCTTCCAGGCCGGCGACGCGGCGTTCACCGTAGCGGATACGACCTTTCTGGGGACATTCAACAATCCGGACAAGTCCTCGGTCGCCGGAAAGGTCGGCATCGCTTCGTTCCCGGTCGGCCCGATGAACAAGGGCGTGCGGACCTGGATCGACGTCTGGGGCTGGTCGATTCCGAAGACGATCCCGGACGATCGCAAGGCGGCCGCGAAGAAGCTTCTTGGCGCGATGCTTGGCGACGCCGATGGTCAGATCGAGCAGTGGAATCAGACCGGCGGTCCGCCGCCGAACACCAAGGTCTGGCCGACACTGGAGAAGAATGATGCGGGCTGGCGCAAGCTCTACGGCATCCTGTTTACGGCCGATCACGTGCACGATGCTTATTATTTCCGTAGCTGGGCGACCGTTCACAAGATGTACTCGGACACGCTGATCCGCGCGATGAAGGGAAGCCGCCAGGATATAGCGCAGACCCTGAAGGCATCGGTAGACATGATCCACAATGGTGCGACGGCCAATTGA